The following proteins are encoded in a genomic region of Dioscorea cayenensis subsp. rotundata cultivar TDr96_F1 chromosome 8, TDr96_F1_v2_PseudoChromosome.rev07_lg8_w22 25.fasta, whole genome shotgun sequence:
- the LOC120267212 gene encoding uncharacterized protein LOC120267212, translating into MFQWPGIFRESRQQDASFQELAYLLRESSLSDDSEVLQANIWIQRRHHDVGDIKRWSLTGNGIFSVKSFYNFLNDGGLRCDVSGFFLENSCPSKINIFNWLACKNKILTLENLEFRRCNKLPTATCVMCHSAIESVDHLFIHCSFAREVWMYFVNILNLPKPPSSFSLIWVLWRGTVRPSSRIYVDLVVKALAWNIWLARNDRIFNNKIASARCLIMNIDRMLLSWFDALADNVKGKIDETMSTVKRSLEFLGQRG; encoded by the coding sequence ATGTTTCAGTGGCCTGGCATTTTTCGGGAAAGCCGGCAGCAGGATGCTTCCTTCCAGGAGTTGGCTTACTTGTTAAGGGAGTCTTCTTTATCAGACGACAGTGAGGTTCTTCAAGCTAATATCTGGATCCAAAGGCGACATCATGATGTGGGTGATATCAAAAGATGGTCTTTAACTGGAAATGGTATTTTCTCGGTTAAATCATTCTATAATTTCCTGAATGATGGGGGACTGCGCTGCGATGTCtctggtttttttttggaaaatagtTGTCCATCGAAGATTAACATCTTTAATTGGTTGGCCTGCAAGAACAAAATCCTGACTTTAGAGAACTTGGAATTCAGACGCTGCAACAAACTCCCGACGGCGACTTGTGTGATGTGTCATTCTGCGATTGAGTCAGTTGACCATCTGTTTATTCACTGCTCATTCGCCCGAGAAGTGTGGATGTACTTTGTCAATATTCTGAATCTTCCTAAGCCTCCTAGCTCCTTCAGTCTTATTTGGGTATTATGGAGGGGGACAGTGAGGCCGTCTTCTAGGATCTATGTGGACTTAGTGGTTAAGGCGTTAgcttggaatatttggcttgctagGAATGATCGGatctttaataataaaattgctTCTGCTCGCTGCCTTATAATGAATATTGATCGTATGCTGCTTTCGTGGTTCGATGCTCTTGCAGATAATGTCAAGGGAAAGATTGATGAGACCATGTCCACTGTCAAGCGTAGCCTTGAGTTCCTTGGTCAGAGGGGATAG
- the LOC120267602 gene encoding basic leucine zipper 43-like — protein sequence MQQPCIAPITFPPYHPHFTINMAAMKTNFFGPQSMHSIQDFIIPNPFSLPCNSTSDEAEEHQQSQQAEERKKRRMISNRESARRSRMRKQRQLDELWAQVLHLRNANHQLIDELNHVMQDHTKTLKENSKLREEASLLEDKLKALNQQLVST from the coding sequence ATGCAACAACCATGTATAGCTCCCATAACTTTCCCTCCATACCATCCTCACTTCACCATCAACATGGCAGCCATGAAGACCAACTTCTTTGGACCCCAATCCATGcattcaatccaagacttcatcatcCCAAACCCTTTTAGTCTCCCATGCAACTCAACTTCAGATGAAGCTGAGGAGCATCAGCAAAGCCAACAAgcagaagaaagaaagaagagaaggatGATATCCAACCGTGAGTCTGCTCGTCGGTCTCGCATGCGAAAACAACGTCAACTCGATGAACTCTGGGCTCAAGTCCTTCACCTCCGTAACGCCAACCACCAGCTCATCGACGAGCTCAACCATGTCATGCAGGACCACACTAAGACTCTCAAAGAGAACTCAAAGCTCAGAGAAGAAGCATCTCTTCTTGAAGACAAGCTCAAAGCTTTAAACCAACAGCTAGTGAGCACTTAA